One window from the genome of Metabacillus flavus encodes:
- the rlmB gene encoding 23S rRNA (guanosine(2251)-2'-O)-methyltransferase RlmB → MNHEDYIIGRNPVLEALRSEREINKLWMAENSVKGSALQITGIAKERGIIIQTVPKRKLDQMVEGNHQGFVAQVAAYEYAEIDDILKAAEEKGEAPFVLILDELEDPHNLGSIMRTADAVGAHGIIIPKRRAVGLTATVAKASTGAIEYVPVARVTNLARAIEELKEKGVWIAGTDAKGSDDYRTLDGTMPIGLVIGSEGKGVSRLVKEKCDFLVNLPMAGHVTSLNASVAASLLMYEVFRKRHPLGS, encoded by the coding sequence ATGAATCATGAAGATTACATTATCGGGCGGAACCCGGTGCTTGAAGCATTAAGGTCAGAGCGGGAAATCAACAAATTGTGGATGGCAGAGAATTCTGTTAAAGGATCAGCCCTTCAAATCACAGGTATCGCGAAAGAAAGAGGCATCATCATCCAAACAGTGCCGAAAAGAAAGCTTGATCAAATGGTAGAAGGAAACCACCAGGGGTTTGTGGCGCAAGTTGCGGCCTATGAGTATGCCGAAATAGATGACATCCTCAAAGCGGCTGAAGAAAAGGGAGAGGCTCCATTTGTCCTGATCCTGGACGAGCTTGAGGATCCGCATAACCTTGGATCGATCATGAGAACTGCAGATGCAGTTGGCGCTCACGGCATCATCATTCCGAAACGGAGAGCGGTCGGCCTGACGGCAACTGTAGCAAAGGCTTCAACAGGAGCCATTGAATATGTGCCCGTTGCAAGAGTAACGAACCTTGCCCGCGCCATTGAAGAACTAAAAGAAAAGGGAGTATGGATTGCCGGAACAGATGCGAAAGGTTCGGATGATTACCGGACATTGGACGGTACCATGCCGATTGGTCTTGTCATTGGAAGTGAAGGAAAAGGAGTCAGCCGCCTGGTGAAGGAAAAGTGCGATTTTCTGGTTAACCTTCCTATGGCTGGACATGTTACTTCTCTGAATGCTTCTGTCGCAGCAAGCCTGCTGATGTACGAGGTATTCAGGAAGCGTCATCCGCTAGGGAGCTAA
- a CDS encoding NYN domain-containing protein, producing MNILLVDGYNIIGAWPELRVLKKDYFEQARDLLIQKMAEYQAFTKYRVIIVFDAHLVKGIEKKHRNYRVEVIFTKENETADERIEKLASELNDIRTQIHVATSDYTEQWAIFGQGALRKSARELLNEMEAIEKSIKKKVKRMENERPPSKISLSEDVIKTFEKWRRGDL from the coding sequence ATGAACATTCTGCTCGTGGATGGATACAACATCATCGGTGCCTGGCCTGAGCTAAGAGTCTTAAAAAAAGACTACTTTGAACAGGCCAGAGATCTTCTCATTCAAAAAATGGCGGAATACCAGGCTTTCACCAAATACAGGGTTATCATCGTCTTTGATGCACACCTTGTTAAAGGAATTGAAAAGAAACACAGAAATTATCGGGTAGAAGTGATTTTTACGAAAGAAAATGAAACGGCTGATGAAAGAATCGAAAAGCTTGCTTCTGAACTGAATGATATCCGGACACAAATCCATGTAGCCACTTCGGACTATACAGAACAATGGGCCATTTTTGGGCAGGGGGCCTTGCGCAAATCGGCAAGAGAGCTGCTGAACGAAATGGAAGCGATCGAAAAAAGCATCAAGAAAAAAGTGAAGCGCATGGAAAATGAACGGCCTCCTTCGAAAATTTCTTTGTCGGAAGATGTCATAAAAACCTTTGAGAAATGGCGTCGCGGAGACCTGTAA
- the sigH gene encoding RNA polymerase sporulation sigma factor SigH, with protein MNTQISKGYLSKEEFQFLDDEQIVELVHNGDSDALDYLITKYRNFVRAKARSYFLIGADREDIVQEGMIGLYKAIRDFKEDKLTSFKAFAELCITRQIITAIKTATRQKHIPLNSYVSLDKPIYDDESDRTLMDVISGAKIMNPEELFINQEEFDDIEVKMAELLSDLERKVLSLYLDGRSYQEISEELNRHVKSIDNALQRVKRKLERYLELRELSM; from the coding sequence TTGAATACACAAATCAGCAAGGGGTATCTCAGCAAGGAAGAATTTCAGTTTCTGGATGATGAGCAGATTGTAGAGTTAGTTCATAATGGAGATAGTGATGCACTGGATTATTTGATTACAAAGTACCGTAATTTTGTCAGGGCCAAAGCAAGATCTTACTTTCTAATCGGTGCTGACAGGGAAGATATCGTTCAGGAAGGCATGATTGGGCTTTATAAAGCCATTCGTGACTTTAAGGAGGACAAGCTTACCTCATTCAAAGCTTTTGCAGAACTGTGCATTACCCGCCAAATCATTACCGCTATCAAAACAGCAACCCGCCAAAAACACATTCCGCTTAACTCCTATGTTTCTCTGGACAAGCCTATTTATGATGACGAATCGGACCGGACATTGATGGATGTCATTTCCGGAGCCAAGATTATGAATCCTGAAGAGCTGTTTATCAATCAGGAAGAGTTTGATGATATTGAAGTAAAGATGGCTGAGCTATTGAGCGATCTTGAAAGAAAAGTGCTGTCTCTTTATCTGGACGGAAGGTCCTATCAGGAGATTTCTGAAGAACTGAACCGCCACGTTAAGTCAATTGACAATGCCCTTCAGCGGGTGAAAAGAAAGCTGGAAAGATATTTGGAACTGCGCGAACTCAGCATGTGA
- the rpmG gene encoding 50S ribosomal protein L33: MRKKVVLGCTECGSRNYTTMKSTSNTTERLEMKKFCGTCNAHTNHRETK, encoded by the coding sequence ATGCGAAAAAAAGTAGTTTTAGGCTGTACAGAATGCGGCAGCCGCAACTATACAACGATGAAAAGCACTTCTAACACAACAGAGCGCTTGGAAATGAAGAAATTCTGCGGTACGTGCAATGCACATACGAATCACCGCGAAACGAAATAG
- the secE gene encoding preprotein translocase subunit SecE: protein MGRITNFFGDVGREMKKVSWPKGKELTRYTIVVIATVVFAAVFFAVVDLGISELVRLIVG from the coding sequence ATGGGACGTATTACTAATTTCTTCGGGGATGTCGGTCGTGAAATGAAAAAAGTAAGCTGGCCAAAAGGCAAAGAGCTTACTAGATATACGATCGTTGTTATCGCAACCGTTGTCTTCGCAGCTGTGTTTTTCGCAGTCGTAGACTTGGGCATTTCTGAGCTAGTTCGATTAATTGTTGGCTGA
- the nusG gene encoding transcription termination/antitermination protein NusG has protein sequence MEKNWYVVHTYSGYENKVKANLEKRVESMAMQDKIFRVVVPEEEETDIKNGKKKVVKKKVFPGYVLVEIVMTDDSWYVVRNTPGVTGFVGSAGSGSKPTALLPEEVEVILKRMGMDERRVEIDFEMKETVKVIEGPFANFTGVIEDIDHDKQKVKVLVNMFGRETPVELEFSQVDKL, from the coding sequence ATGGAGAAAAATTGGTATGTTGTTCACACGTATTCCGGATACGAAAATAAGGTAAAAGCGAATCTTGAAAAGCGTGTTGAATCAATGGCAATGCAAGACAAGATTTTCAGAGTCGTAGTTCCTGAAGAGGAAGAAACAGATATTAAGAATGGCAAAAAGAAAGTTGTAAAGAAAAAGGTGTTCCCTGGGTATGTATTGGTTGAAATCGTTATGACAGACGATTCCTGGTATGTGGTCCGGAATACACCAGGCGTAACAGGTTTCGTCGGCTCTGCCGGTTCCGGTTCAAAACCGACCGCTCTTCTTCCTGAAGAAGTAGAAGTCATTCTAAAGCGTATGGGTATGGATGAGCGCCGTGTAGAAATCGACTTTGAAATGAAAGAAACCGTTAAAGTAATTGAGGGGCCATTTGCAAACTTTACAGGTGTCATTGAAGACATCGATCATGACAAGCAAAAGGTTAAAGTTCTTGTGAACATGTTCGGCCGTGAAACACCTGTTGAACTTGAATTCTCTCAAGTGGATAAATTATAA
- the rplK gene encoding 50S ribosomal protein L11, giving the protein MAKKVIKMVKLQIPAGKANPAPPVGPALGQAGVNIMGFCKEFNARTAEQAGLIIPVEITVFEDRSFTFITKTPPAAVLLKKAAGIESGSGEPNRNKVATVKRDKVREIAETKMPDLNAASVEAAMLMVEGTARSMGIVIED; this is encoded by the coding sequence GTGGCTAAAAAAGTTATTAAAATGGTTAAATTGCAAATTCCTGCCGGCAAAGCGAATCCGGCTCCTCCAGTAGGTCCCGCATTGGGTCAGGCTGGTGTGAATATCATGGGATTCTGTAAGGAATTTAACGCACGCACAGCTGAACAAGCTGGGTTGATTATCCCAGTTGAAATCACTGTTTTTGAAGATCGTTCCTTCACATTTATTACAAAAACTCCGCCTGCTGCTGTATTGCTTAAGAAAGCAGCTGGAATTGAGTCTGGTTCTGGTGAACCAAACCGTAATAAAGTGGCTACTGTAAAGCGTGACAAAGTACGTGAAATCGCTGAAACAAAAATGCCTGACTTAAACGCAGCAAGCGTTGAAGCGGCTATGTTGATGGTTGAAGGTACTGCGCGCAGCATGGGAATTGTGATCGAAGACTAA
- the rplA gene encoding 50S ribosomal protein L1: MAKKGKKYVEAAKLVDRSKAYPVTEAVELAKKTNTAKFDATVEVAFRLGVDPRKNDQQIRGAVVLPNGTGKTQKVLVFAKGEKAKEAEAAGADYVGDSEFITKIQQGWFEFDVIVATPDMMGEVGKLGRVLGPKGLMPNPKTGTVTFEVERAVNEIKAGKVEYRVDKAGIIHVPIGKVSFEDNKLVENFRTIFDTLLKAKPAAAKGTYMKSVAVTSTMGPGVKVDSSSFSVK, encoded by the coding sequence ATGGCTAAAAAAGGCAAGAAATATGTAGAAGCTGCAAAGCTTGTAGACCGTTCTAAAGCATACCCTGTTACAGAGGCTGTCGAACTGGCTAAGAAAACAAACACTGCAAAGTTTGACGCAACAGTTGAGGTTGCTTTCCGTCTTGGAGTAGACCCTCGTAAAAACGACCAGCAAATCCGCGGAGCAGTTGTGCTTCCAAACGGAACTGGTAAAACTCAAAAGGTTTTGGTTTTCGCTAAAGGCGAAAAAGCGAAAGAAGCAGAAGCTGCAGGAGCAGATTATGTTGGAGACTCCGAATTCATCACGAAAATTCAGCAAGGCTGGTTTGAGTTTGATGTAATCGTTGCTACTCCTGACATGATGGGTGAAGTAGGTAAGCTTGGACGCGTATTGGGACCTAAAGGCCTAATGCCGAACCCGAAAACTGGAACTGTAACTTTTGAAGTTGAAAGAGCTGTTAATGAAATCAAAGCTGGTAAAGTTGAATACCGCGTAGATAAAGCTGGTATCATCCACGTACCGATCGGTAAAGTTTCATTCGAAGACAACAAGCTTGTTGAAAACTTCAGAACAATCTTTGACACATTGCTTAAAGCAAAACCAGCGGCTGCAAAAGGCACTTACATGAAGAGTGTTGCAGTAACGTCCACTATGGGCCCTGGAGTTAAAGTTGATTCCTCTAGCTTCTCTGTAAAATAA
- the rplJ gene encoding 50S ribosomal protein L10 — translation MSSIIETKKQIVDEITTKFRDSKSTIVVDYRGLTVGQVTELRKTLREAGVEFKVYKNTMTRRAVEQAELTELNDALTGPNAIAFSTEDVVAPAKVLNDFAKKNEALEIKAGVVEGNVVSAEEIKALAELPSREGLLSMLLSVLQAPIRNLALVSKAVAEQKEEQGA, via the coding sequence ATGAGCAGCATTATCGAAACAAAGAAACAAATCGTTGATGAAATCACAACTAAATTCCGCGACAGCAAATCTACAATCGTAGTTGACTACCGCGGACTGACAGTAGGTCAGGTGACTGAACTTCGTAAAACTCTTCGTGAAGCTGGCGTAGAATTCAAAGTTTACAAAAACACGATGACTCGCCGTGCGGTTGAACAAGCTGAGCTTACGGAACTTAACGACGCTCTAACTGGACCGAATGCGATCGCATTCAGCACAGAAGACGTAGTAGCTCCTGCAAAAGTCTTGAACGACTTCGCGAAAAAGAACGAAGCTTTGGAAATCAAAGCTGGTGTTGTTGAAGGTAACGTAGTATCTGCTGAGGAAATCAAAGCTCTTGCTGAACTTCCTTCACGCGAAGGCTTGCTTTCTATGTTGCTTAGCGTTCTTCAAGCTCCAATCCGCAACCTGGCTCTTGTCAGCAAAGCTGTTGCTGAGCAAAAAGAAGAACAAGGCGCTTAA
- the rplL gene encoding 50S ribosomal protein L7/L12 codes for MSKEQIIEAVKSMTVLELNDLVKAIEEEFGVTAAAPVAMMGGAGAGEAAAEQTEFDLILASAGASKIKVIKVVREITGLGLKEAKEMVDNAPKPIKEGIAKEEAEELKAKLEEVGAGVEIK; via the coding sequence ATGTCTAAAGAACAAATCATTGAAGCTGTCAAAAGCATGACAGTTCTAGAACTAAACGATCTTGTTAAAGCTATCGAAGAAGAATTTGGTGTTACTGCTGCTGCTCCTGTTGCTATGATGGGTGGAGCTGGAGCTGGCGAAGCTGCTGCTGAGCAAACTGAATTCGATCTTATTCTTGCATCTGCTGGAGCTTCAAAAATCAAGGTTATCAAAGTGGTTCGTGAAATCACAGGTCTTGGACTTAAAGAAGCAAAAGAAATGGTTGACAATGCACCAAAACCAATTAAAGAAGGCATTGCTAAAGAAGAAGCTGAAGAGCTTAAAGCTAAACTTGAAGAAGTTGGCGCTGGCGTAGAAATTAAGTAA
- a CDS encoding class I SAM-dependent methyltransferase encodes MSDHYYSENPTVQSNKKSWTYDLAGHSFTFRSDSGVFSKNEVDFGSKVLIEAFEMPEADGKILDMGCGYGPIGLALAKKWPNRDVDMADINSRAVELAKENAELNQISNAEIFQSNLFEHVKGKEYAAILTNPPIRAGKSVVHEILEKSYEYLRAGGELWVVIQKKQGAPSAAAKLEEHFDEVDVVQKKKGYYIIRAKKD; translated from the coding sequence ATGAGTGATCATTACTACTCTGAGAATCCTACTGTTCAAAGCAATAAGAAAAGCTGGACCTATGATCTGGCTGGCCATTCCTTTACCTTTCGAAGTGATTCAGGTGTATTTTCAAAAAATGAAGTTGATTTCGGATCAAAAGTGCTGATCGAGGCTTTTGAAATGCCGGAAGCAGACGGGAAAATTCTGGATATGGGTTGCGGCTACGGCCCAATAGGCCTCGCGCTTGCGAAAAAATGGCCAAACCGCGATGTAGACATGGCTGATATTAATTCCAGAGCCGTTGAACTTGCGAAAGAAAATGCGGAACTAAATCAAATTTCAAATGCCGAAATTTTTCAAAGCAATTTGTTCGAGCATGTAAAAGGAAAAGAATATGCAGCGATCCTGACAAACCCGCCTATCAGAGCCGGGAAGAGTGTGGTTCATGAAATTCTTGAAAAAAGCTATGAATATCTTCGCGCCGGCGGAGAACTCTGGGTTGTGATTCAGAAAAAACAGGGAGCTCCATCTGCAGCTGCAAAACTGGAAGAGCATTTTGATGAAGTAGACGTCGTGCAGAAGAAAAAAGGCTACTATATTATAAGGGCTAAAAAAGATTGA
- the rpoB gene encoding DNA-directed RNA polymerase subunit beta translates to MTGQLVQYGRHRQRRSYARISEVLELPNLIEIQTASYQWFLDEGLREMFYDISPIEDFTGNLSLEFIDYSLGEPKYSVEESKERDVTYSAPLRVKVRLINKETGEVKDQDVFMGDFPLMTETGTFVINGAERVIVSQLVRSPSVYFSGKVDKNGKRGFTATVIPNRGAWLEYETDAKDVAYVRIDRTRKLPVTVLLRALGFGSDQEITDLFGENEYLRNTLEKDNTETTEKALLEIYERLRPGEPPTVDNAKSLLESRFFDPKRYDLASVGRYKINKKLHIKNRLFNQRLAESLADPETGEIIAEKGAIIDRRTLDRIIPNLESGVGFKTVNPAGGVVTEETTLQSIKIYSPNDPEGEQVINVIGNAYVEEAVKNITAADILSSISYFFNLLHGVGDTDDIDHLGNRRLRSVGELLQNQFRIGLSRMERVVRERMSIQDTNTITPQQLINIRPVIASIKEFFGSSQLSQFMDQTNPLAELTHKRRLSALGPGGLTRERAGFEVRDVHYSHYGRMCPIETPEGPNIGLINSLSSYAKVNRFGFIETPYRRVDPDTGKVTARIDYLTADEEDNYVVAQANARLDNDGTFLDDGIVARFRGENTVVARDRVDYMDVSPKQVVSAATACIPFLENDDSNRALMGANMQRQAVPLMQPEAPIVGTGMEYVSGKDSGAAVICKHPGIVEKVEAKNVYVRRYEEVDGKKVKGNLDKYSMLKFIRSNQGTCYNQRPIVSEGDEVVKGEILADGPSMEKGELALGRNVMVAFMTWDGYNYEDAIIMSERLVKDDVYTSIHIEEYESEARDTKLGPEEITRDIPNVGEDALRNLDERGIIRVGAEVKDGDLLVGKVTPKGVTELTAEERLLHAIFGEKAREVRDTSLRVPHGGGGIILDVKVFNREDGDELPPGVNQLVRAYIVQKRKISEGDKMAGRHGNKGVISRILPEEDMPYLPDGTPVDIMLNPLGVPSRMNIGQVLELHLGMAARYLGIHVASPVFDGAREEDVWSTLEEAGMARDAKTVLYDGRSGEPFDNRVSVGIMYMIKLAHMVDDKLHARSTGPYSLVTQQPLGGKAQFGGQRFGEMEVWALEAYGAAYTLQEILTVKSDDVVGRVKTYEAIVKGENVPEPGVPESFKVLIKELQSLGMDVKILSGDEKEIEMRDTEDDEDPQGSDSLSLGDEMEEAAVTTEKEKDAVTKE, encoded by the coding sequence TTGACAGGTCAACTAGTTCAGTATGGACGGCACCGCCAACGCAGAAGTTATGCACGCATTAGCGAAGTATTAGAATTGCCGAATCTCATTGAGATTCAAACCGCTTCTTATCAGTGGTTTCTTGATGAGGGTCTCAGAGAGATGTTTTATGATATCTCTCCAATTGAGGATTTCACTGGCAACCTCTCGCTAGAGTTTATTGATTACAGCCTTGGTGAGCCGAAGTACTCCGTGGAGGAGTCTAAGGAACGCGATGTAACCTATTCTGCTCCGCTGCGCGTGAAAGTCCGTTTGATCAACAAAGAAACAGGCGAAGTAAAGGACCAGGACGTTTTCATGGGAGATTTCCCGCTGATGACGGAAACTGGAACGTTCGTCATCAATGGAGCTGAGCGTGTTATCGTATCTCAGCTAGTGCGTTCGCCAAGTGTATATTTCAGCGGTAAAGTCGACAAAAATGGTAAAAGAGGCTTTACAGCAACAGTCATTCCAAACCGTGGTGCTTGGCTGGAGTACGAAACCGATGCTAAAGATGTCGCATATGTACGGATAGATCGTACTCGGAAACTGCCAGTTACGGTTCTTTTGCGTGCCCTAGGGTTTGGCTCTGATCAAGAAATCACCGATTTGTTTGGTGAAAACGAGTACCTGCGCAACACTCTTGAAAAAGATAACACGGAGACTACGGAAAAAGCGCTTCTTGAAATCTACGAACGCCTTCGTCCGGGAGAGCCTCCTACAGTTGATAACGCGAAAAGCTTGCTGGAGTCCCGCTTCTTCGATCCGAAGCGCTATGACCTTGCTAGTGTTGGACGCTATAAAATTAACAAAAAGCTTCATATTAAAAACCGTCTTTTCAATCAGCGTCTTGCAGAATCACTGGCAGATCCTGAAACAGGCGAAATTATTGCTGAGAAGGGTGCGATCATTGACCGCAGAACCCTCGACCGCATAATTCCCAATCTTGAGAGCGGTGTAGGCTTCAAAACAGTGAACCCTGCAGGCGGAGTTGTAACGGAAGAAACAACTCTACAATCTATTAAAATCTACTCTCCAAATGATCCGGAAGGCGAACAAGTCATTAATGTGATTGGAAATGCTTATGTAGAAGAAGCAGTTAAGAACATTACGGCTGCTGATATTTTATCTTCCATCAGCTATTTCTTTAACCTTCTGCACGGAGTAGGCGACACAGATGATATCGATCACCTTGGTAACCGCCGTCTGCGTTCAGTTGGCGAATTGCTTCAAAACCAATTCCGTATCGGTCTTTCCCGTATGGAGCGTGTCGTTCGTGAGCGTATGTCCATCCAGGATACAAATACAATCACTCCTCAGCAGCTTATTAACATTCGTCCTGTTATTGCGAGCATTAAAGAGTTCTTCGGAAGCTCTCAGCTTTCTCAGTTCATGGACCAGACGAATCCGCTTGCTGAGCTTACCCATAAGCGCCGTCTTTCTGCACTCGGACCCGGTGGATTGACTCGTGAGCGTGCTGGCTTTGAAGTCCGTGACGTTCACTACTCCCACTACGGCCGTATGTGTCCGATTGAAACGCCCGAGGGACCAAACATCGGTTTGATCAACTCCTTGTCCAGTTACGCGAAGGTTAACCGTTTCGGATTCATTGAAACGCCTTACCGCCGTGTTGATCCTGATACAGGAAAAGTAACTGCGCGCATCGATTATCTGACTGCAGATGAAGAAGATAACTATGTTGTAGCACAGGCGAATGCCCGTTTGGACAACGACGGTACATTCCTTGATGACGGAATCGTAGCACGTTTCCGCGGTGAGAATACCGTTGTAGCCCGCGATCGCGTGGATTACATGGATGTATCTCCTAAACAGGTTGTATCTGCTGCAACAGCATGTATTCCTTTCCTTGAAAATGATGACTCCAACCGTGCTCTAATGGGAGCGAACATGCAGCGTCAGGCTGTGCCTTTGATGCAGCCGGAAGCTCCGATTGTCGGAACAGGAATGGAGTACGTTTCAGGAAAAGATTCAGGTGCTGCTGTAATCTGTAAGCATCCAGGTATCGTAGAGAAAGTAGAAGCGAAAAACGTTTACGTTCGCCGCTATGAAGAAGTAGATGGCAAGAAAGTTAAGGGCAACCTTGATAAATACAGCATGCTGAAATTTATCCGTTCCAACCAGGGAACTTGCTACAACCAGCGTCCGATCGTAAGTGAAGGCGATGAAGTAGTAAAAGGTGAAATCCTTGCTGACGGACCATCTATGGAAAAAGGCGAACTGGCTCTTGGCCGCAACGTTATGGTTGCGTTCATGACATGGGACGGCTACAACTATGAGGATGCCATCATCATGAGTGAGCGTCTTGTAAAAGACGATGTTTACACTTCGATTCATATTGAAGAATACGAGTCCGAAGCACGTGATACGAAGCTTGGACCTGAAGAAATCACAAGAGATATTCCAAACGTAGGGGAAGATGCACTACGCAACCTTGACGAACGCGGAATCATCCGCGTCGGTGCAGAAGTAAAAGACGGCGACTTGCTAGTTGGTAAAGTAACACCTAAGGGTGTAACGGAGCTCACAGCTGAAGAAAGACTTCTTCACGCAATTTTTGGCGAGAAAGCACGCGAGGTTCGTGATACATCCCTAAGAGTACCGCATGGCGGTGGCGGAATCATCCTTGATGTGAAAGTCTTCAACCGTGAAGACGGAGATGAATTGCCGCCGGGTGTTAACCAGCTCGTACGCGCTTATATCGTTCAGAAGCGTAAAATTTCTGAAGGAGATAAAATGGCCGGACGACATGGTAATAAAGGGGTTATCTCCCGCATCCTTCCGGAAGAAGATATGCCATATCTTCCAGACGGCACACCGGTAGATATCATGCTTAACCCGCTTGGTGTACCATCCCGTATGAACATCGGGCAGGTCCTTGAGCTTCACTTGGGAATGGCTGCACGCTACCTTGGCATTCATGTTGCATCACCGGTATTTGATGGTGCGCGTGAGGAAGATGTATGGTCTACGCTTGAAGAAGCAGGGATGGCGAGAGACGCTAAAACAGTCCTTTATGATGGACGTTCAGGCGAACCGTTTGATAACCGTGTATCCGTTGGAATCATGTATATGATCAAACTGGCCCACATGGTTGATGACAAACTCCATGCCCGTTCTACAGGACCATACTCACTTGTTACACAGCAGCCTCTTGGAGGTAAAGCTCAATTCGGCGGACAGCGTTTTGGAGAGATGGAGGTTTGGGCGCTTGAAGCTTATGGAGCTGCCTATACACTTCAGGAAATCCTGACGGTTAAGTCGGATGACGTCGTAGGACGTGTGAAAACATACGAAGCCATCGTAAAAGGCGAAAATGTTCCAGAGCCGGGCGTTCCTGAATCCTTCAAAGTATTGATTAAGGAACTTCAAAGCTTAGGTATGGACGTTAAGATTCTCTCAGGCGATGAAAAAGAAATTGAAATGAGAGATACCGAGGACGATGAAGATCCTCAAGGCTCCGATAGCTTGTCTTTAGGAGACGAAATGGAAGAAGCAGCTGTCACTACTGAAAAAGAGAAGGACGCTGTTACGAAAGAATAG